A stretch of Bradyrhizobium sp. AZCC 2262 DNA encodes these proteins:
- a CDS encoding glycosyltransferase family 39 protein → MRLVYAGVLDLRTDEAYYWTWSKESALSFLDHPPGIAWLIRFGTAIFGDTSLGVRFGGIVAMLVTQLLLADIVRRVTHDVRAVVFAVLLPEAALYYGLLMAKVAPDTAMIPCAVAMLWSLVRLHESGHPRWWLAAGLFAGLAMLSKFTAIMLLPAVAAFTLVPDWRRRWLFSPWPWLAALIAVIVFLPVLIWNAEHDWASFRFQFVRAVATHPLSFRTVGEFIGLQFGLVGFVLLPVVLSGVTLTAWRGYRSREPVAILLSTAVLVPFLYFLWKSLTLRVGDTWPMFLWPAGFAATAINLVMLSREGWPDWIVKSSFWWARVAVISGIAFVVGVFFYYVAAPWNLIGKTDPVGGEAGYEQVAARAREQLRETGATWIATSDYRTYAMLRWHFNGQVPVIQINERGRFQGFGDPGMKVIKDHPGLYVAREPDHRLPLWDLTTARRQPLERVERVWRGVVMDTYALEKLTGWTPELSPPPESPLFRWRVLAGVLRFDAAS, encoded by the coding sequence ATGCGGCTGGTCTATGCCGGCGTGCTCGATCTGCGCACCGACGAGGCCTATTACTGGACCTGGTCGAAGGAGAGCGCGCTTTCCTTCCTCGATCATCCGCCCGGCATCGCCTGGCTGATCCGGTTCGGCACCGCGATCTTCGGCGACACCAGTCTCGGCGTGAGGTTCGGCGGCATCGTCGCGATGCTGGTGACGCAATTGCTGCTCGCCGACATCGTCCGGCGCGTGACGCACGATGTGCGCGCGGTTGTGTTCGCCGTGCTGTTGCCGGAAGCGGCGCTGTATTACGGGCTGTTGATGGCGAAGGTCGCGCCCGACACGGCGATGATCCCCTGTGCGGTCGCGATGCTGTGGTCGCTGGTGCGGCTGCACGAGAGCGGCCATCCGCGCTGGTGGCTGGCCGCGGGTCTTTTTGCTGGCCTCGCGATGCTGTCCAAGTTCACCGCGATCATGTTGCTGCCGGCGGTCGCGGCGTTCACGCTGGTGCCGGACTGGCGGCGGCGCTGGCTGTTCAGCCCCTGGCCGTGGCTGGCGGCGCTGATTGCGGTGATTGTGTTTCTGCCGGTGCTGATCTGGAATGCAGAGCACGACTGGGCGTCGTTCCGCTTCCAGTTCGTGCGCGCGGTCGCGACCCATCCATTGTCGTTCCGCACCGTCGGCGAATTCATCGGGCTTCAATTCGGTCTCGTCGGCTTCGTGCTGCTGCCGGTGGTGCTGTCCGGCGTGACGCTGACGGCCTGGCGCGGCTATCGCAGCCGCGAGCCGGTCGCGATCCTGCTGTCGACTGCCGTGCTGGTGCCGTTCCTCTATTTTCTCTGGAAGTCGCTGACGCTCCGCGTCGGCGACACCTGGCCGATGTTCCTGTGGCCCGCCGGCTTTGCCGCGACCGCCATCAATCTCGTCATGCTGTCGCGCGAAGGTTGGCCGGACTGGATCGTTAAGTCGTCGTTCTGGTGGGCAAGGGTGGCTGTCATCTCCGGCATCGCTTTCGTGGTCGGCGTGTTCTTCTATTACGTCGCAGCGCCCTGGAATCTGATCGGCAAGACCGATCCCGTCGGCGGCGAGGCCGGTTATGAACAGGTCGCGGCGCGCGCGCGCGAGCAGTTGCGAGAGACCGGCGCGACCTGGATCGCGACATCGGATTATCGCACCTACGCGATGCTGCGCTGGCATTTCAACGGACAGGTGCCTGTCATCCAGATCAACGAACGCGGCAGGTTCCAGGGGTTCGGCGATCCCGGCATGAAGGTGATCAAGGATCATCCCGGCCTCTATGTCGCGCGCGAGCCGGACCATCGCCTGCCGCTGTGGGATCTTACGACGGCCAGGCGGCAGCCGCTTGAGCGGGTCGAGCGCGTCTGGCGCGGGGTGGTGATGGACACCTACGCGCTGGAAAAATTGACGGGCTGGACCCCGGAGCTGTCGCCGCCGCCGGAGTCGCCACTGTTCCGCTGGCGCGTGCTGGCGGGGGTTTTGAGGTTCGATGCCGCTTCGTAG
- the sorA gene encoding SorA family sulfite dehydrogenase catalytic subunit: protein MLDRRELMMRAGTAVLATGLGSARALALDSVTLPFDNGERPLVRYPQKRPMIGLTQRPPQLETPFAIFNDGAITPNNAFFVRYHLADVPYNIDPDKFTLEVKGKVDRPLKLSLKDIKKLKAVELVAVNQCSGNSRGFFNPCVAGGQLGNGAMGNARWRGVPLKAVLDMAGVQQGARQVTFNGMDGPVSDKTPDFVKALDIDHARDGEVMLAYGMNGDDLPLLNGFPLRLVVPGYYGTYWVKHLNEIAVIDNVFDGFWMKSAYRIPDTPNNSVEPGTAPKATIPINRFTVRSFITNVTDGAKLKPGNITLKGIAFDGGKGIKEVAVSIDGGKTWMLARLSRDLGKYSFREWKLSVKLAAGAHELKVRATNNAGDVQPMTPLWNPAGYLRNVVETVRVTA from the coding sequence ATGCTCGATCGGCGAGAACTGATGATGCGTGCCGGCACGGCAGTGCTTGCGACAGGCCTGGGTTCGGCGCGCGCGCTGGCGCTGGATAGCGTGACGCTGCCGTTCGACAATGGCGAACGGCCGCTGGTGCGATACCCGCAGAAGCGCCCGATGATCGGCCTGACGCAACGGCCGCCGCAACTCGAAACCCCGTTCGCGATCTTCAACGACGGCGCGATCACGCCGAACAATGCGTTCTTCGTCCGCTACCATCTGGCCGACGTGCCCTACAATATCGATCCCGACAAGTTCACGCTGGAGGTGAAGGGCAAGGTCGACCGGCCGCTCAAGCTCTCCCTGAAGGACATCAAGAAGCTGAAGGCGGTTGAGCTGGTTGCGGTCAATCAGTGCTCCGGCAACAGCCGCGGCTTCTTCAACCCGTGCGTCGCCGGCGGCCAGCTCGGCAACGGCGCGATGGGCAACGCGCGCTGGCGCGGCGTGCCGCTGAAGGCGGTGCTGGATATGGCGGGCGTGCAGCAGGGCGCCAGACAAGTCACCTTCAACGGCATGGACGGGCCGGTCAGCGACAAGACGCCCGATTTCGTCAAGGCGCTCGACATCGATCACGCCCGCGACGGTGAAGTGATGCTGGCCTACGGCATGAACGGCGACGACCTGCCTCTTCTCAACGGCTTCCCGCTGCGGCTCGTGGTGCCCGGCTATTACGGCACCTACTGGGTCAAGCACCTCAACGAGATCGCCGTCATCGACAATGTGTTCGACGGCTTCTGGATGAAATCCGCCTACCGGATTCCCGATACGCCCAACAACAGCGTCGAGCCGGGCACCGCGCCGAAGGCGACCATCCCGATCAACCGCTTCACGGTGCGTTCGTTCATCACCAATGTCACCGACGGCGCCAAACTGAAGCCGGGCAACATCACGCTGAAAGGCATCGCGTTCGACGGTGGCAAGGGCATCAAGGAAGTCGCCGTCAGCATCGACGGCGGAAAGACCTGGATGCTGGCCAGGCTCAGCCGCGATCTCGGAAAATATTCGTTCCGCGAATGGAAGCTCAGCGTGAAGCTTGCGGCGGGCGCCCACGAACTCAAGGTGCGCGCCACCAACAATGCCGGCGACGTGCAGCCGATGACGCCGCTGTGGAATCCGGCCGGCTATCTTCGCAACGTCGTCGAAACCGTTCGCGTCACGGCATGA
- the sorB gene encoding SorB family sulfite dehydrogenase c-type cytochrome subunit, with product MRHRILLALASVIGFGLAAAQAAPVSYTLPEETAAFKPGANLEVVQNNCTACHSADYVKTQPRGEKFKKEFWTAEVTKMIKVYGAPIEGADVGKIVDYLTANY from the coding sequence ATGCGACATCGGATTCTCCTCGCGCTCGCATCCGTGATCGGCTTCGGCCTCGCCGCCGCGCAGGCCGCGCCGGTCTCCTACACGCTTCCGGAAGAGACCGCCGCCTTCAAGCCGGGCGCCAATCTGGAGGTGGTGCAGAACAATTGCACCGCCTGCCACTCCGCCGATTACGTCAAGACCCAGCCGCGCGGCGAGAAATTCAAGAAGGAGTTTTGGACCGCGGAAGTCACCAAGATGATCAAGGTCTATGGCGCGCCGATCGAGGGTGCCGACGTCGGCAAGATCGTCGATTATCTCACCGCGAATTATTGA
- a CDS encoding cold-shock protein: MAKGTVKWFNPTKGYGFIQPSSGGKDVFVHISAVEKAGLSTLNEGQTVEYEEIANRGKTSAENLKV, from the coding sequence ATGGCTAAAGGTACGGTGAAGTGGTTCAATCCAACCAAGGGTTATGGGTTCATCCAGCCCTCGAGCGGCGGCAAGGACGTGTTCGTTCATATTTCGGCAGTTGAGAAAGCTGGTCTTTCGACACTCAATGAAGGGCAGACCGTCGAATACGAAGAGATCGCCAATCGCGGTAAGACTTCGGCCGAGAACCTCAAGGTTTAG